In a single window of the Atlantibacter hermannii genome:
- a CDS encoding lipoprotein — MKKLIAVASLCAVLAGCAHDSPCVPVYDDQGRLVHTNTCMKGTTQDNWETAGAIAGGAAAVAGLTMGIIALSK, encoded by the coding sequence ATGAAAAAGTTAATCGCCGTTGCATCACTTTGTGCGGTGTTGGCAGGGTGCGCCCATGACTCCCCTTGCGTACCGGTATATGACGATCAAGGTCGTCTGGTGCATACCAATACCTGCATGAAAGGTACCACGCAGGATAACTGGGAAACAGCAGGCGCAATTGCTGGCGGCGCGGCGGCCGTGGCTGGTTTAACGATGGGCATTATCGCTCTGAGTAAGTAA